From the genome of Flavipsychrobacter sp., one region includes:
- a CDS encoding M43 family zinc metalloprotease, which yields MIRKITLLFLACLGVHFASYAQKCGFDIAHQSLMSQNTSYAQKVNQFNTNWASFMASQSNPNALLVTLPSGQQAYEIPVVVHVMYTNQKAAYNVSDANIERMIDYLSHAYQATWPSYPGTSSRGTRIPVTFKLAKRTPNCTSTNGIVRYEVTSTANSDYYNDGIKLSSTNGTAEINIKNLSRWPNSEYYNIWVVNKIDGADGLPGTSGPYTAGYAYFPGAPATIDGTVMLASQVDSGKATITHELGHALDLYHTFEGDAGGASCPPNGNCATQGDRVCDTEPHKRSVFNCPSGTNICTGTPYGGVQHNFMDYSNCKDHFTAGQSTRVMAAFFGERASLITSLGATPLPTTSLPTTCIPTYVNTTTPQNYGPRNIVITKGTTKLMDVSSSGYIGDGNLVHYDRTCEHMVTLTVDSTYNFSVSTVPGEKAKVYIDYNNDGVFGNSAGESISLSNGNPHTNSFTVPSGTNVTQCIPIRMRVISDFTTGNIDSCGPINYGQAEDYLVLIKGNNATSATVTITNPPKGGNPSCFGTELTFNTTTTATPIAWQWYINSSPVSGQTVDSFKSTIFADNDTVKVRMIYGSLCGFDTVFSNQVIVDRVTSVAPQVTIGVTGGSLPTCFDDTVTISVTGNVNPGGAPTYYWTANGNPIAGATGTTFKAYQLTANTQIRAVMKSSAGAPCATPDSGISNALAMTYTTKTPVTTIALTIGTNPGCANQTLQFTANTTVGGTTPLYQWFVNGSPVTGVSTNNTYTSSTLNNTDVVRCRTTSSSVCASPASVNSNNIAIVHTKITADISIAQTSGGNPACQGKNVIFAANTTNAGANPNFQWLVNGNIVAGATNPIFITNSLGNNDNVSCVLIATDPCVENPLDTSSAIVMNITPSKVPKINVTITKGKNPGCLDSLVEFTATATDIGANPNFRWLVNNFPVGFGPVFSTSTLLNGNTVVGVVNQTDGNCYLPDTVFATPIKMVRTVTPNPPLISLVGNEMITNISGSFIWFGPDSLLTGQGEDGRLLPKAIGPYYALTNDNGCWSKPSNILTITLLDIKSLDMKNFSIFPNPTKDQVRMDWKGERVNMEIGVYNTVGQLMFTDNVKNASSKTINMANLANGMYYIVLTDEQGNSGKVKVTVAR from the coding sequence ATGATACGTAAAATTACGCTTTTATTCCTAGCGTGCTTAGGGGTGCATTTTGCTTCATACGCACAAAAATGTGGGTTTGATATCGCACACCAAAGCCTAATGAGCCAAAATACATCTTATGCTCAAAAGGTGAACCAATTTAACACCAACTGGGCTAGCTTCATGGCTTCGCAATCTAATCCTAATGCCTTACTAGTGACTCTACCTAGTGGACAACAGGCTTATGAAATACCTGTAGTAGTGCATGTGATGTACACAAATCAAAAAGCTGCATACAATGTTAGTGATGCTAACATAGAACGTATGATAGATTATTTGAGTCATGCTTATCAGGCTACTTGGCCTAGCTATCCTGGCACAAGTAGTCGTGGAACACGTATCCCGGTTACGTTCAAATTGGCTAAACGTACTCCAAACTGTACTTCTACTAACGGTATTGTTCGTTATGAAGTAACTAGTACTGCTAATAGTGACTACTACAACGATGGTATCAAACTTAGCTCTACTAACGGTACTGCCGAGATCAACATTAAAAACCTTAGCCGTTGGCCAAACTCTGAATACTACAACATATGGGTAGTAAACAAGATAGATGGTGCTGACGGACTACCTGGTACTTCAGGACCTTACACTGCGGGTTATGCTTACTTCCCTGGTGCGCCAGCTACAATAGACGGTACAGTAATGCTTGCTAGCCAAGTAGACTCGGGTAAAGCTACTATTACGCACGAGTTGGGACACGCTCTTGACCTATATCACACGTTTGAAGGTGATGCTGGTGGTGCTAGCTGCCCTCCTAATGGTAACTGTGCTACCCAAGGAGACAGAGTATGTGATACAGAGCCTCATAAGCGTTCTGTGTTCAACTGCCCTTCTGGTACTAATATTTGTACTGGTACTCCATACGGTGGTGTTCAACACAACTTTATGGACTACTCTAACTGTAAAGACCACTTTACAGCAGGACAAAGTACCAGAGTTATGGCTGCTTTCTTTGGTGAAAGAGCATCTCTTATCACGTCTTTAGGAGCTACACCATTACCAACTACATCATTACCAACTACTTGTATTCCAACATATGTAAACACTACTACTCCTCAAAACTACGGCCCTCGTAATATTGTAATTACTAAAGGTACTACTAAGTTGATGGATGTTTCGAGCAGTGGTTATATAGGAGATGGTAATCTAGTACACTATGACAGAACCTGTGAGCATATGGTAACACTTACCGTTGATAGTACTTATAACTTCAGCGTTTCTACTGTGCCAGGAGAAAAAGCTAAAGTATATATCGACTATAATAACGATGGCGTTTTTGGTAACTCTGCTGGTGAATCAATATCACTTAGCAACGGAAACCCTCACACTAATAGCTTCACAGTGCCTTCTGGTACTAACGTAACACAATGTATACCTATTCGTATGCGTGTTATCTCTGATTTTACTACTGGTAATATCGATTCTTGTGGTCCTATCAATTATGGACAAGCAGAAGATTACCTTGTACTTATTAAAGGTAACAATGCTACATCTGCTACGGTGACAATTACCAACCCTCCTAAAGGTGGCAATCCATCTTGTTTTGGTACTGAGTTAACCTTCAACACTACTACTACAGCTACTCCTATTGCTTGGCAATGGTATATCAACAGTTCACCAGTTAGCGGACAAACAGTTGACTCTTTCAAGTCTACGATTTTTGCTGACAATGACACTGTAAAAGTAAGAATGATATATGGTAGCTTATGTGGTTTCGACACTGTTTTCTCTAACCAAGTGATCGTAGACAGAGTTACTTCAGTAGCTCCTCAAGTTACTATAGGTGTTACAGGCGGTAGCCTTCCTACATGTTTTGATGATACAGTTACCATATCAGTTACAGGTAATGTAAACCCTGGTGGTGCTCCTACATACTATTGGACAGCAAACGGTAACCCAATAGCAGGTGCTACAGGTACTACCTTCAAAGCATATCAACTAACTGCTAACACGCAAATAAGAGCCGTAATGAAGTCGAGCGCTGGCGCACCTTGTGCTACACCAGACTCAGGCATCTCTAATGCATTAGCAATGACCTATACTACTAAAACACCAGTTACTACTATTGCATTAACTATTGGTACCAACCCGGGTTGTGCTAACCAAACATTACAGTTTACCGCAAACACTACTGTTGGTGGTACTACTCCATTATACCAATGGTTTGTTAATGGATCTCCCGTAACAGGCGTTTCTACCAATAACACATATACGTCTTCTACGCTAAACAATACTGATGTGGTAAGATGCCGTACAACATCTAGCTCTGTATGTGCTTCTCCTGCTTCAGTTAATTCTAATAATATCGCAATCGTTCATACTAAGATCACTGCGGACATCTCTATTGCTCAAACAAGTGGTGGTAACCCTGCTTGTCAAGGCAAGAACGTGATATTTGCAGCTAACACAACTAATGCGGGTGCTAATCCTAATTTCCAATGGCTAGTGAATGGTAACATAGTAGCAGGTGCTACTAACCCGATATTCATTACCAACTCTCTTGGGAACAACGACAACGTATCTTGTGTACTTATAGCTACAGACCCTTGTGTAGAAAATCCTTTAGACACTTCGTCTGCTATTGTAATGAATATTACACCTAGTAAAGTTCCGAAGATCAACGTTACGATCACTAAAGGTAAAAACCCTGGCTGTTTAGACTCATTAGTAGAATTTACTGCTACTGCAACAGACATAGGTGCTAATCCTAATTTCAGATGGTTAGTGAATAACTTCCCTGTTGGTTTTGGCCCTGTATTTAGTACATCTACACTACTAAATGGTAATACTGTTGTAGGTGTGGTTAACCAGACAGACGGTAATTGCTACCTACCTGATACTGTGTTTGCTACTCCTATTAAAATGGTTCGTACAGTTACTCCAAACCCTCCATTGATATCTCTAGTAGGTAATGAGATGATCACAAACATCAGTGGTTCTTTCATCTGGTTCGGTCCAGACAGCCTACTTACAGGTCAAGGAGAAGATGGTAGACTATTACCTAAAGCTATCGGACCTTACTATGCTTTAACTAATGATAATGGATGTTGGTCTAAACCTTCAAACATATTGACGATAACGCTTCTTGACATCAAGTCTCTTGACATGAAGAACTTCTCCATCTTCCCTAACCCTACTAAAGATCAGGTAAGAATGGACTGGAAAGGAGAGCGTGTAAACATGGAAATTGGCGTATACAATACTGTTGGTCAATTAATGTTCACAGACAATGTTAAGAATGCTTCTAGCAAAACAATAAACATGGCTAATCTTGCTAACGGTATGTACTACATAGTACTTACTGACGAGCAAGGCAATAGCGGAAAAGTAAAGGTTACAGTAGCACGATAG
- a CDS encoding bifunctional UDP-N-acetylmuramoyl-tripeptide:D-alanyl-D-alanine ligase/alanine racemase, translating into MMTNATHRPDAKQIKAWCDGVWLQQGEEGKLIEALAIDSRKIALADETLFIALRTEHRNGHAFLKQVYEKGVRNFLVSEDIETAAFPQANIIKVEDTLKALQTIATEYRNLFDLPVIGITGSNGKTIVKEWLGQLLGNEYKTVRSPKSYNSQIGVPLSVWLLDEEYEIAIFEAGISLPGEMERLEKIIKPEIGVFTNIGDAHSEGFVDDTHKIKEKLQLFKHAKQLVYCKDHEAIANEVTAFAKEKTLCSWSRTGKADIEIVSEIAKESKTEIEAKYKGDSFYFTIPFTDKASIENAIHCACVMLLLSMDKQQIAEAMEQLHAVSMRMEVVRGVHECTLINDSYNSDFTSLQLALDYLAQQHQHSKHTLILSDMMQIAQPDAVLYAEVAELISHKSVTRFIGIGSAIAKYKELFEKYDYESVFYSSMEDFLDDFQRLKFGNEAVLLKGARHYSFERISTLLEEKTHETELSINLSAITHNIGVIRKALKPKVKIMGMVKAFSYGSGSYEIANHLQFLGIDYLSVAYTDEGIALRQAGITLPIMVMSPDVDSFNRMVAWQLEPEVYNMRSLKAIVAIAKTMNLNAYPIHVKLDTGMHRLGFDKEDLDACLEILVDTSVSNHLRVVSAFSHLAASEDETLDNFTEEQGQQFKVMTQRLEDSLGYSFLKHIVNSAGITRHPELQCDMVRLGIGMYGVGSDKQMASKFKQVSTLKTTVAQIKKIPAGDTVGYNRRGVAIKEMKIATVSIGYADGYPRALGNGNAYMLIHGKEAKLVGSVCMDMCMLDITNIEGVKEGDDVMVFGEELPVIQLAQWAGTIPYEILTGISERVKRVYEREI; encoded by the coding sequence ATGATGACCAACGCAACACATAGACCGGATGCTAAGCAAATAAAAGCTTGGTGTGATGGTGTTTGGTTGCAACAAGGTGAAGAGGGTAAGCTCATAGAAGCGCTGGCTATAGATAGTAGAAAAATAGCACTTGCTGATGAGACATTATTCATCGCATTAAGAACAGAGCATAGAAATGGGCATGCTTTCTTAAAGCAGGTATATGAAAAAGGAGTAAGGAACTTTCTTGTTTCAGAAGATATAGAAACAGCTGCTTTCCCTCAGGCTAATATTATAAAAGTAGAGGACACGCTTAAGGCACTGCAAACTATTGCCACCGAGTATAGAAATCTTTTTGACCTTCCGGTAATAGGGATAACAGGTAGTAATGGTAAGACTATTGTAAAGGAATGGTTGGGACAATTGTTGGGCAATGAATACAAAACTGTTCGTAGTCCTAAAAGTTATAACTCCCAAATTGGCGTGCCTCTATCTGTGTGGTTACTGGATGAGGAGTATGAAATAGCCATTTTTGAAGCAGGCATTTCCCTACCAGGAGAGATGGAACGTCTTGAAAAGATCATAAAACCCGAGATTGGGGTATTTACCAATATCGGTGATGCGCATAGTGAAGGTTTTGTAGATGATACCCATAAGATAAAAGAAAAGCTACAACTCTTTAAGCATGCTAAACAGCTTGTCTATTGTAAAGATCATGAGGCAATTGCCAATGAAGTGACTGCTTTTGCAAAAGAGAAAACTCTTTGTTCTTGGTCTAGAACAGGCAAGGCCGATATAGAGATCGTAAGTGAAATTGCAAAAGAGAGTAAGACCGAGATAGAAGCTAAATATAAAGGGGATAGTTTTTATTTTACGATACCGTTTACTGATAAGGCCTCTATTGAAAATGCTATTCACTGTGCTTGTGTGATGTTGCTTTTGTCGATGGATAAACAGCAAATCGCCGAGGCAATGGAACAACTACATGCGGTATCTATGCGTATGGAGGTGGTGAGGGGTGTACATGAATGCACGCTTATCAATGATTCGTATAATTCTGATTTTACATCATTACAATTAGCATTAGATTATTTAGCGCAACAACATCAGCATAGTAAGCACACGCTTATCCTATCTGATATGATGCAAATAGCACAGCCTGATGCTGTATTGTATGCAGAAGTTGCGGAGCTGATAAGTCATAAATCAGTTACAAGATTTATTGGCATTGGAAGTGCTATTGCAAAATATAAGGAGCTGTTTGAGAAGTATGATTATGAAAGCGTTTTCTATAGTAGTATGGAAGATTTTTTAGATGATTTTCAACGACTCAAGTTTGGCAATGAGGCAGTACTACTAAAAGGAGCAAGGCATTATTCTTTCGAAAGAATAAGTACACTTTTAGAAGAGAAAACGCATGAGACAGAGCTCTCCATAAATTTATCCGCTATTACACATAACATAGGTGTTATACGTAAGGCTTTAAAGCCTAAGGTGAAGATAATGGGCATGGTCAAGGCATTTTCTTATGGAAGCGGTAGTTATGAAATTGCCAATCACTTACAGTTTTTGGGGATAGACTATTTATCTGTTGCTTATACGGATGAGGGTATTGCGCTGCGTCAGGCGGGTATTACACTTCCTATTATGGTAATGAGCCCTGATGTGGATTCCTTCAACCGCATGGTGGCTTGGCAGCTAGAGCCAGAAGTGTATAACATGCGTTCGCTAAAGGCTATAGTAGCTATAGCGAAGACAATGAATTTAAATGCCTATCCGATACATGTGAAGTTAGATACTGGCATGCACCGTTTAGGCTTTGATAAAGAGGATCTAGATGCTTGTTTGGAAATTCTTGTCGATACTTCTGTCAGTAATCATTTAAGAGTTGTGTCTGCATTTAGCCATTTGGCAGCCAGCGAAGATGAAACACTGGACAACTTTACAGAAGAACAGGGACAACAGTTTAAAGTGATGACCCAAAGATTGGAAGATAGTTTGGGGTACAGCTTTCTAAAGCATATTGTAAACTCAGCAGGTATTACAAGACACCCTGAGCTACAATGTGATATGGTGAGGCTGGGTATAGGAATGTATGGTGTAGGTAGCGATAAGCAGATGGCGAGCAAGTTTAAACAAGTAAGTACATTAAAAACTACGGTAGCACAAATAAAAAAAATACCTGCAGGGGATACTGTCGGGTATAACAGGAGAGGGGTAGCTATTAAGGAGATGAAGATAGCTACTGTATCTATTGGCTATGCCGATGGCTATCCTCGAGCTCTGGGTAATGGTAATGCTTATATGCTTATTCATGGTAAGGAAGCAAAGCTTGTAGGGTCTGTATGCATGGATATGTGCATGCTGGATATTACCAATATAGAAGGCGTAAAGGAAGGGGATGATGTAATGGTATTTGGAGAAGAGCTACCTGTAATACAGCTTGCTCAGTGGGCAGGTACAATACCTTATGAAATATTAACAGGTATATCAGAGCGGGTTAAACGAGTATACGAAAGAGAAATATAA
- the gldG gene encoding gliding motility-associated ABC transporter substrate-binding protein GldG gives MATNVSKKRKQQKAQAITRVLIVAAILVCVNMLAARFHYGLDLTKEKRFTLSDPTKKLLRNMEDVAVIDVYLEGKFPAGFQRLQEATRERLQSFRDVAGGKVVFRFSNPFEGKSEDEKGAVYQQFAEKGIAPINLRMQGEDEGYSEKFVFPYALVRYNGNEMAVRLLENKLGQGPRENLNYSESLLEYKFANAINKLTLPAKTEIAYVMGNGEMLGANTYDLLTTLEKQYKVDTIDLTNSIYISPIYKAIIINNPSVAFDDKAKFKIDQYVMSGGSVLWAVDQLNTPMDSLMRTQQFIALDKGLNLNDMLFKYGVRINPDLIEDIICLPIPITVGMQGDRPQIELRNWIYFPVFNPASSHPIVNNMNFIMGQFVNSIDTVSNPDIKKTILLASSKNSRTAAAPTRVSLSMLKYPVNPRDFRKKNIPTAVLLEGKFTSVFKNRMHPNFLQVLKDSLNREFKEATDSSAKMIVIADGDVMLNDFSSKNGPMEMGYWQFTQQRFANKDFILNCIEYLTDNSGLLAARSKNTRLRLLDPERTKKEETKWRMINIGVPLVFVLIFASVYLFFRKRKYESPITKK, from the coding sequence ATGGCTACGAACGTATCTAAAAAAAGAAAACAACAGAAAGCACAGGCCATAACGCGTGTGCTCATCGTTGCTGCCATTCTTGTATGTGTGAACATGTTGGCGGCACGCTTTCATTACGGTTTAGACCTTACTAAAGAAAAGCGTTTTACATTATCTGATCCTACAAAGAAGCTACTTCGCAATATGGAGGATGTAGCTGTGATAGATGTATATCTCGAGGGTAAGTTTCCCGCAGGTTTTCAAAGGCTGCAAGAAGCTACCAGAGAGCGTCTACAGTCTTTTAGAGATGTGGCAGGAGGTAAGGTGGTGTTTCGTTTCTCTAATCCTTTTGAAGGTAAAAGTGAAGATGAAAAAGGAGCAGTTTACCAACAGTTTGCTGAAAAAGGAATTGCACCTATCAACTTAAGGATGCAAGGAGAGGATGAAGGCTACTCTGAGAAATTTGTATTCCCGTATGCGCTAGTACGCTACAATGGAAATGAAATGGCTGTAAGGCTATTGGAGAATAAACTAGGCCAGGGGCCCAGAGAAAACCTGAACTATTCTGAATCATTATTAGAATACAAATTTGCCAATGCTATTAATAAGCTTACCCTACCTGCTAAAACAGAGATAGCTTATGTGATGGGTAATGGAGAGATGCTTGGGGCAAATACTTATGATCTACTCACTACTCTAGAAAAACAATATAAGGTCGATACTATAGACCTTACTAACAGTATTTATATCTCGCCAATATACAAGGCTATTATCATCAACAATCCTAGTGTTGCATTTGACGATAAAGCTAAGTTCAAGATAGATCAGTATGTTATGTCAGGTGGTAGCGTGCTTTGGGCTGTAGACCAGCTCAACACACCTATGGATAGCCTGATGAGAACTCAGCAGTTCATTGCTTTGGATAAAGGGCTAAACCTGAACGATATGCTGTTTAAGTATGGTGTTCGTATTAATCCTGATCTGATCGAAGATATTATCTGTTTGCCTATTCCTATTACGGTAGGTATGCAAGGCGACAGACCGCAAATAGAGTTGCGCAATTGGATATACTTCCCTGTGTTCAATCCTGCATCTTCTCACCCTATTGTGAATAATATGAACTTCATCATGGGGCAGTTTGTAAACAGTATTGATACAGTAAGTAATCCTGATATTAAGAAGACCATCCTTTTGGCTTCGTCTAAAAACAGTCGTACTGCGGCAGCGCCTACACGTGTTAGTTTAAGCATGTTGAAGTACCCTGTTAACCCGAGAGATTTTAGAAAGAAAAACATACCAACAGCAGTATTGTTAGAGGGTAAGTTTACCTCCGTCTTTAAAAATAGAATGCACCCTAACTTCTTACAGGTATTAAAAGATTCATTAAACAGAGAATTTAAAGAAGCTACAGACAGCTCTGCTAAAATGATCGTAATAGCGGATGGAGATGTAATGCTTAACGACTTCTCTAGCAAGAATGGACCAATGGAGATGGGGTATTGGCAGTTTACACAACAACGTTTTGCCAATAAAGATTTTATACTCAATTGTATCGAGTACTTAACAGATAATAGCGGCTTGCTTGCAGCAAGGTCTAAAAATACAAGGCTACGTTTATTAGACCCGGAAAGAACCAAGAAAGAAGAAACCAAATGGCGAATGATAAATATTGGTGTGCCATTGGTTTTTGTTTTGATCTTTGCTTCGGTCTACTTATTCTTCCGTAAACGTAAGTATGAGTCGCCAATAACTAAAAAATAA
- the gldF gene encoding gliding motility-associated ABC transporter permease subunit GldF, which produces MRSIFVKEINSFFSSIVGYVAVLVFLVACGLFLWVFEDSSVLAYGYASLDRFFELAPWLLMLLIPAITMRSFADEFRAGTIEWLSTKPLTAMDIILGKYFASLALVVFALLPTFIYVVTIDSLSLVEGNVDYGAIAGSYIGLLFLAAGFTAIGVFCSSLTNNQIVGFLVALLSCFILYSGFDSLSRIPAFAEGIDYYLGMIGMAFHYNSISRGLIDSRDVLYFLSVIILFMSLTRLSLNSRTWDTATES; this is translated from the coding sequence ATGCGTAGTATTTTCGTAAAAGAAATTAATTCCTTTTTTAGTTCCATAGTTGGCTATGTGGCTGTACTAGTTTTTCTAGTGGCTTGCGGCTTGTTTCTATGGGTGTTTGAGGATAGTAGCGTATTAGCTTATGGCTATGCGTCTTTAGATCGTTTTTTTGAACTGGCACCATGGTTGTTGATGTTGCTGATACCGGCAATAACTATGCGCTCTTTTGCTGATGAGTTTCGTGCAGGTACTATAGAGTGGTTGTCTACAAAACCACTTACGGCTATGGATATTATTCTAGGCAAATACTTTGCGTCTTTAGCATTAGTGGTTTTTGCTCTGCTGCCTACATTTATATATGTAGTGACTATTGATAGTCTATCTCTTGTAGAGGGTAATGTTGATTATGGTGCTATTGCAGGTTCCTACATTGGATTGTTATTCTTAGCTGCAGGTTTTACAGCTATTGGTGTTTTTTGTTCTTCACTTACTAATAATCAGATAGTAGGTTTCTTAGTAGCCTTACTATCATGCTTTATTCTATATAGTGGTTTTGATTCTTTGAGTCGTATACCTGCATTTGCAGAGGGTATAGATTACTATTTGGGAATGATAGGTATGGCCTTTCATTACAACAGTATTAGTAGAGGATTGATAGATAGTAGAGATGTGCTTTACTTCTTATCTGTTATAATATTATTCATGTCACTAACAAGACTGTCTCTTAACAGTCGTACTTGGGATACAGCAACCGAAAGTTGA
- a CDS encoding DUF4919 domain-containing protein codes for MIGGIEKNHGIGKWLVVILLLHLTYVASAQVDFQKPDYEAIKEIVRDTSSYYHYPHLFALYQAGDEQLDLKAYRMLYYGHLYERTYVSQSYSDYVSARLELYALSKKKNLKGKKLERVIELTKDNLKSNPFSISNLVILNIMLEKMGKKNEAKKYLTMATGIRDAIMSTGDGRSDTTAYHISNIEHEYDMLWVLDLEFTGERKLTSNNCDYTKVKQNEEGIEGVYFNVQRIYSNKED; via the coding sequence ATGATAGGTGGAATAGAAAAGAATCATGGCATAGGGAAATGGCTGGTAGTGATATTGTTGTTACATCTTACATATGTAGCAAGTGCACAAGTTGATTTTCAGAAGCCAGACTATGAGGCAATAAAAGAGATAGTTAGGGATACATCTTCTTATTATCACTATCCTCATCTATTTGCTTTATATCAAGCAGGTGATGAGCAGCTGGATCTAAAAGCATACCGTATGCTCTACTATGGGCATTTATACGAGCGCACCTATGTGTCTCAATCTTATAGTGACTATGTAAGTGCAAGGCTGGAATTGTATGCACTATCTAAGAAAAAGAATTTGAAGGGTAAGAAGCTGGAACGGGTGATAGAGCTTACAAAAGACAATCTTAAATCCAATCCTTTTAGTATCTCCAATTTAGTGATACTGAATATTATGCTGGAAAAGATGGGCAAGAAGAATGAAGCAAAGAAGTATCTCACTATGGCTACTGGTATCAGAGATGCTATTATGTCTACAGGAGATGGTAGGTCAGATACGACCGCTTATCATATATCAAACATTGAGCATGAGTACGATATGCTATGGGTGTTGGATCTGGAGTTTACGGGAGAGCGAAAGTTGACCAGTAATAACTGTGATTATACTAAAGTGAAACAAAACGAAGAAGGCATAGAAGGCGTTTATTTTAATGTGCAGCGCATTTATAGTAATAAAGAAGACTAG
- a CDS encoding M23 family metallopeptidase, whose translation MKRIRKYYYNTDTHRFEKLEVAWHVRLFRIIGFLSASIVSALIIVSIAYKFFPSPNEKELITEIEQLKEEYIGLQNQLNDMDKELHDLEYRDNDIYRTVFESEPIPDSIRIGKQYSAIDPSQYAYINSDKLIETIQHGVDALRNRVKIQKSSYDTLEKMVQAKENMLKSIPAIQPVSNRNLKRVASGFGYRIDPIYKTPKLHTGLDFTAASGTPIYATGNGLVEEAVYDHSGYGRHVIINHGYGYKTLYAHMVKIKVRDGTRVRRGQIIGWVGSSGKSTGPHLHYEVIKNGKKINPINFFFNDLTSVEYERLVKISASSNQSFD comes from the coding sequence TTGAAGCGAATAAGAAAATATTACTACAATACAGATACTCATCGTTTTGAGAAACTGGAAGTTGCATGGCATGTTCGTCTTTTTAGGATTATTGGCTTTCTTTCTGCTTCTATTGTATCGGCGCTCATTATAGTTAGTATAGCCTACAAATTCTTCCCCTCCCCTAACGAGAAAGAGTTAATTACAGAAATAGAACAACTAAAGGAAGAATACATAGGACTTCAAAATCAGCTTAACGATATGGATAAGGAGCTGCATGATTTGGAGTATAGGGATAATGATATCTACCGAACAGTTTTTGAGTCGGAACCAATACCTGATAGTATACGTATAGGCAAACAATACTCGGCTATAGACCCTTCTCAATACGCCTACATCAATTCCGACAAACTAATAGAGACTATACAACATGGAGTAGACGCGCTTCGCAATCGCGTCAAAATTCAGAAAAGCTCTTACGACACTTTAGAAAAAATGGTACAGGCTAAAGAGAACATGCTGAAATCGATCCCTGCGATACAACCTGTCTCTAACAGAAACCTCAAAAGAGTTGCCTCTGGTTTTGGTTATCGTATTGACCCTATATACAAAACACCGAAACTCCATACCGGCTTAGATTTTACTGCTGCGTCGGGTACACCTATATACGCTACTGGTAACGGCTTAGTAGAAGAAGCTGTGTATGACCATAGTGGGTATGGTAGGCATGTGATCATCAACCATGGCTACGGTTATAAAACTCTGTATGCACATATGGTAAAAATAAAAGTAAGAGATGGTACAAGAGTACGTCGCGGACAAATAATAGGATGGGTAGGCAGTAGTGGCAAAAGCACAGGACCACACCTACACTATGAGGTAATTAAAAACGGAAAAAAGATAAATCCGATCAACTTCTTTTTCAACGACCTTACCTCGGTTGAATATGAACGTTTAGTGAAAATATCTGCGTCTAGCAACCAGTCTTTCGACTAG